Proteins found in one Triticum urartu cultivar G1812 chromosome 4, Tu2.1, whole genome shotgun sequence genomic segment:
- the LOC125550634 gene encoding probable inactive leucine-rich repeat receptor-like protein kinase At3g03770 has translation MAWQLSALVMAITCLMLCRTSEQSSESELLQQLRKQLEYPRQLEVWNNPSGNPCYTQPTSVVTVTCEGDAVTELKIVGDRITKPPKFSGYPLPNVSLSEAFVIDSFVTTLTRLTTLRVVILVSLGLWGPLPDKIHRLSSLQVLDLSSNFLYGSIPPKLSAMSRLQTLTLDGNYFNGTVPDWFGSLSNLTVLRLQRNRLKGSIPASVGKATMLTELALAGNNISGEVPALGSLVKLEMLDLRDNELDGELPDMPTALVTVLLSKNSFKGEIPEKFGQLKRLQHLDLSFNFLEGSPPEELFDLPNISYLNLAANMLSGSLSSSLTCSSTLGFVDLSTNRITGDLPACLSANLNNRVVKFDGNCFSADPEHQHEANYCQQPHKGGRSGKDVGLVVTIVGIVLIVLVLSLLLMASNKRNCQRVTAEQQLLQKQMQDNSTPGMSSELLESARYISQAVKFGSQIMPTHRVFSLEELKEATKCFERSAFLGEGSIGKLYKGKLENGTVIAIRCLALHHRYSIRNLKLRLDLLAKLRHPNLVCLLGHCTDNAVDESSVKRVFLVYEYVPNGTLSSYLSGSTPEKTLKWCDRLHVLIGIARAVHFLHTGIIPGSLYNRLKTSNILLDEHHIAKLSDYGLSIITEEIYKHEAIGEGQRYIQNNAEELETLQDDVCSFGCIILEALMGSKLHRKGDPFILSELVMSLSCQEEREHVLDPVVLGTSSQDSLSMVVSITIKCLSVESSTRPSIEEVLWNLQYAAQVQATADGDLRSEVSSQAC, from the exons ATGGCTTGGCAGTTAAGTGCCCTTGTGATGGCCATAACCTGTTTGATGTTATGCCGAACAAGCGAGCAGTCCTCAGAAAGTGAGCTGCTGCAGCAGCTCAGGAAGCAGCTGGAGTACCCTAGGCAGCTGGAAGTCTGGAACAACCCAAGTGGCAACCCCTGCTACACTCAGCCCACTTCGGTGGTCACCGTAACGTGCGAGGGGGATGCCGTTACGGAGCTCAAGATCGTCGGTGATAGGATCACCAAGCCACCAAAGTTCAGTGGCTATCCTCTTCCAAATGTTAGCCTCTCTGAAGCCTTTGTTATCGACTCATTTGTCACTACGCTGACAAGGTTAACTACCTTGCGGGTTGTGATCCTGGTGTCTTTGGGCTTATGGGGCCCTCTCCCCGACAAGATTCACCGGCTGTCTTCGCTTCAAGTGCTTGACCTGAGCTCAAATTTTCTGTATGGATCGATCCCTCCGAAGCTGTCGGCCATGTCGAGGCTTCAGACCCTGACACTGGATGGTAACTACTTCAATGGAACTGTGCCAGACTGGTTTGGTTCGCTCTCGAACCTCACGGTCCTTCGTTTGCAGCGTAACCGGTTGAAGGGGTCAATACCAGCATCAGTTGGTAAAGCTACAATGCTTACCGAGCTAGCTCTTGCTGGCAACAATATCTCAGGCGAGGTTCCAGCTTTGGGTAGTTTGGTAAAACTTGAGATGTTGGATTTGAGGGACAACGAGTTGGACGGAGAGCTTCCAGACATGCCTACAGCATTGGTGACAGTCCTGCTTAGCAAGAACTCATTCAAGGGTGAAATTCCTGAAAAGTTTGGTCAACTGAAAAGGCTCCAACACCTTGATCTCTCATTCAACTTTCTCGAGGGCAGTCCTCCTGAAGAACTCTTTGATCTCCCAAACATCAGTTACTTGAACCTGGCAGCAAACATGCTCAGCGGATCACTTTCGAGTAGTTTAACATGCAGCAGCACCCTGGGCTTTGTGGATCTGTCTACTAACCGAATCACAGGTGACCTGCCTGCTTGTCTAAGCGCCAACTTGAATAACAGGGTTGTTAAGTTTGACGGGAATTGCTTTAGTGCTGACCCTGAACACCAGCATGAGGCTAACTATTGTCAACAACCTCATAAGGGGGGAAGATCAGGCAAGGATGTTGGACTTGTGGTTACTATTGTCGGTATAGTGCTGATTGTGCTTGTTCTTTCTCTTCTACTAATGGCATCAAACAAAAGAAACTGTCAGAGAGTTACAGCAGAACAACAGTTGCTGCAAAAGCAAATGCAAGATAATTCGACTCCAGGAATGTCCTCCGAACTGCTAGAAAGTGCAA GGTACATATCTCAAGCCGTGAAGTTTGGGTCGCAAATAATGCCCACACATCGTGTATTTTCTTTAGAAGAGCTGAAAGAAGCAACAAAATGCTTTGAACGGTCAGCATTTTTAGGCGAGGGATCCATTGGAAAG CTATACAAGGGAAAACTAGAGAATGGAACCGTGATTGCGATAAGATGTTTGGCATTGCACCACAGATATTCAATAAGAAATCTAAAGCTTCGATTAGATCTACTCGCGAAGCTTCGCCACCCAAATTTGGTTTGCCTCTTGGGGCACTGTactgacaacgcagttgatgagTCAAGTGTAAAAAGGGTCTTTCTTGTTTATGAATATGTACCTAATGGGACTCTGTCTTCTTATCTTTCTG GCTCTACTCCTGAGAAAACACTGAAATGGTGTGATAGACTACATGTGCTGATCGGCATTGCAAGGGCTGTTCATTTCTTACATACAGGAATAATTCCTGGTTCCTTATATAATCGGTTGAAAACTTCTAATATTTTGCTTGATGAACACCATATTGCAAAACTGAGTGACTACGGTTTGTCCATAATCACAGAGGAGATATACAAACATGAG GCAATAGGAGAAGGGCAGAGATACATACAAAATAACGCTGAAGAATT GGAAACTTTGCAGGATGATGTATGTTCTTTTGGTTGCATTATACTTGAAGCACTTATGGGCTCCAAATTACATAGAAAAGGAGATCCTTTTATTTTAAGTGAACTG GTTATGTCTCTATCATGCCAGGAAGAGCGTGAGCACGTTCTGGATCCGGTCGTGCTCGGGACCTCATCGCAGGACTCACTGTCAATGGTGGTCTCCATCACGATCAAATGCCTATCCGTTGAATCCTCAACCCGGCCCTCCATCGAAGAGGTTCTCTGGAACCTGCAGTACGCCGCGCAGGTCCAGGCGACGGCCGACGGTGATCTGAGATCAGAAGTTTCTTCGCAAGCCTGTTAG
- the LOC125550635 gene encoding protein ANTHESIS POMOTING FACTOR 1-like, translating into MPAGEKEERVTMEVTDEMLKTMEVGLAFRDYIGRISSMDFHSKATNYLVTASDDESIRLYDIQNAVCLKTINSKKYGVELVCFTTNPTLVLYSSKNGWDESLRLLSLNDNRFVRYFKGHLDRVVAMSLCYEKDSFLSGSLDRTVLLWDLRADKAQGLLRVQGRPAVSYDDQGLVFAVAYGGYVRMFDARKFEKGPFDIFSVGNDESEANMIKFSSDGRRLLLTTKAGCIHVLDSFHGNSLATFNVKPVVTNSTLEASFSPDGNHIISGSGDGSVYAWSVRSGKKVARWGSTDSEPPLVRWAPGSLMFLTGSSELSCWVPDLSKLGSFAVTK; encoded by the exons ATTGGCAGAATTAGTTCTATGGATTTCCACAGCAAGGCTACAAACTATCTGGTGACAGCCAGTGATGATGAATCGATACGCCTATATGACATTCAAAATGCTGT ATGTTTGAAGACCATTAATAGCAAAAAGTATGGGGTTGAACTGGTGTGCTTCACTACTAACCCAACTCTTGTCTTGTATTCCTCGAAAAATGGTTGGGATG AATCTCTGCGTCTACTCTCTCTAAATGATAACCGGTTTGTAAGATATTTCAAAGGCCATCTTGACAG GGTTGTTGCTATGTCATTATGTTATGAGAAAGACAGTTTTCTATCTGGTTCACTTGATCGAACTGTTCTCCTATGGGATCTGAGGGCTGACAAAGCACAG GGCTTGCTGCGTGTGCAAGGGAGGCCCGCAGTTTCATATGATGATCAGGGTTTAGTTTTCGCAGTTGCTTATGGTGGTTATGTAAGGATGTTTGATGCTCGAAAATTTGAGAAG GGGCCTTTTGATATTTTCTCCGTTGGTAATGACGAATCAGAAGCCAATATGATAAAGTTCAGCAGTGATGGAAGGCGGCTTCTTTTAACCACCAAAGCAGGGTGTATTCATGTGCTAGATTCATTTCATGGCAACAGT CTAGCAACTTTCAATGTTAAGCCAGTTGTAACCAATTCGACATTGGAGGCATCATTCAGCCCTGATGGAAACCATATTATATCTG GCTCTGGTGATGGTAGTGTTTATGCTTGGAGCGTTAGAAGTGGAAAGAAG GTTGCGCGGTGGGGGAGCACAGATAGCGAGCCACCATTGGTTAGGTGGGCTCCAGGATCGTTGATGTTCTTGACTGGATCTTCAGAACTATCCTGCTGGGTCCCGGACCTATCGAAGCTGGGATCGTTTGCCGTTACCAAGTAA